Proteins from a genomic interval of Arvicola amphibius chromosome 10, mArvAmp1.2, whole genome shotgun sequence:
- the LOC119824297 gene encoding olfactory receptor 2L5-like, giving the protein MDSYNQTLTGFILLGLFPPSQTGLFLFIIIVLIFLTALIGNLSMILLILLESRLHTPMYFLLSQLSLIDLNYISTIVPKMVSDFMLGNKYISFIGCGFQIFLFLTFGGAETLLLASMAYDRYVAICFPLHYATHMNKRVCVLMIIGSWVLGSINSSAHTGYALHIPYCRSRAINHFFCDVPAMLTLACMDTWVYEYTLFVSTILFLVFPFIGIVCSYGRVFLAVYRMHSGAGRKKAYSTCSMHLTVVTFFYAPFAYTYLCPRSLRSPAEDKTLAVFYTVLTPMFNAIIYSLRNKEVMEALRRITNRICFKNKLISYLPESGI; this is encoded by the coding sequence ATGGATAGTTATAATCAAACACttacaggttttattttattaggatTGTTCCCACCATCACAAACAGGTCTGTTCCTCTTCATTATCATTGTTCTCATCTTCCTGACAGCTTTGATTGGCAACCTGTCCAtgatcctcctcatcctccttgaGTCCCgtctccacacacccatgtatttCTTACTCAGTCAGCTTTCTCTCATTGACTTAAATTATATTTCCACCATTGTCCCTAAAATGGTTTCTGACTTCATGTTGGGGAATAAGTACATCTCCTTCATTGGGTGTGGATTTCAGATCTTCCTCTTTTTGACTTTTGGGGGTGCAGAAACCCTTTTGCTGGCTTCTATGGCCTATGACCGTTATGTGGCTATTTGCTTTCCTCTCCACTAtgccacacacatgaacaaaagaGTCTGTGTGCTTATGATAATAGGATCTTGGGTGCTGGGGTCCATTAACTCCAGTGCTCACACTGGGTATGCACTTCACATTCCTTACTGCCGATCCAGGGCCATCAaccatttcttctgtgatgtCCCTGCCATGTTAACCCTGGCCTGCATGGACACATGGGTCTACGAGTACACTCTATTTGTGAGCACAATCCTCTTTCTTGTGTTTCCATTTATTGGTATAGTGTGCTCCTATGGTCGTGTTTTTCTTGCTGTCTACCGTATGCATTctggagcaggaaggaagaaggcctATTCTACTTGTAGCATGCACCTCACTGTGGTAACTTTCTTCTATGCACCATTTGCTTACACTTATCTATGCCCGAGATCCCTCCGATCCCCAGCAGAAGACAAGACTCTGGCAGTCTTCTACACAGTCCTCACCCCAATGTTCAATGCCATTATCTAcagcctgagaaacaaagaagttATGGAGGCACTGAGAAGGATAACTAAcagaatttgctttaaaaataaattaataagttaCCTACCTGAGTCAGGGATTTAA